In one Candidatus Ozemobacteraceae bacterium genomic region, the following are encoded:
- a CDS encoding carboxypeptidase regulatory-like domain-containing protein codes for MNKRYRTINTPGFARRLAGSLLAVLVLAAVIAGCNSGGRSGADGTWSGLPTVSGIEELVSGKITNASAQPVSGATVAFLQNGTLVKSTTTASDGTYQVLLAPGSYVMRVTQPGYAAVDQSVIVSIGGTNGANLVISSSVGTLSGAIRDARAGASIASVTVTVVSRTTPALQISPVMTDAAGAYQFTLATGTYLVTASKSGYANGTATVTIVSNTSVTQDFTLSPNGAYLTGLVTDTEGTPQKDVLIRVVPSGGVGSASDVKTGEDGKYSLYLGSGTYSMTLTKSGFGRQTATVTIQSNVDQVKDFSLGPKTTMQGVVKLTTTSEVLPNILVEAYLSGSLVGSVNTTAQGEFVFENLSPGTYNIGLARDAAAYSPATYVVLILNDGTLVPEKPELFVSPKVLTADDVVHPLAAGTVHDAFTKAPLQYVTCTLKGVGGTITDDQGRFSFANLVPGDYELTFSKPGWQDLTINFIVKENNGVTTMFPATLAYQMIQNQETDVGAITGRYVNETTGVGVDGLIVRVYPMKLETRTIIVLVAGEQSEKEVSYWEVAGSPILSTRTGQDLAGNEDLAGTFRLEHLQPTSDTEKYLVYIGNGNSTILRAQYNDPADVSAPPQVWMVEDTGNVNRLHSWSLVDVAAKTTTYLENYNPPNY; via the coding sequence GGTTCTGGCGGCAGTCATCGCCGGCTGTAACAGCGGCGGCCGAAGCGGAGCTGATGGAACCTGGAGCGGCCTTCCAACGGTTTCAGGGATTGAAGAGTTGGTTTCTGGTAAGATTACAAACGCCTCTGCTCAGCCGGTCAGTGGTGCCACCGTCGCTTTTTTGCAGAATGGAACACTGGTGAAAAGTACGACGACCGCTTCCGATGGAACCTATCAGGTTCTTCTGGCCCCCGGCTCATATGTCATGCGCGTCACTCAACCAGGGTATGCAGCGGTTGACCAGTCGGTTATCGTATCAATTGGAGGGACGAACGGAGCTAATCTCGTGATTTCCTCTTCCGTGGGCACGCTGAGCGGAGCCATCCGTGATGCTCGTGCCGGAGCCAGTATCGCCAGTGTGACGGTGACGGTCGTTTCTCGGACCACACCCGCGCTCCAGATCAGTCCGGTGATGACCGATGCCGCGGGCGCCTACCAATTCACCCTGGCCACAGGCACCTATCTCGTCACGGCGTCGAAAAGCGGCTATGCCAACGGAACCGCGACGGTGACGATCGTATCCAACACGTCCGTGACCCAGGATTTCACGTTGTCTCCGAATGGCGCGTATTTGACGGGCCTGGTTACCGACACGGAGGGGACTCCGCAGAAGGACGTTCTGATCAGGGTGGTTCCGTCCGGTGGCGTCGGCTCTGCGTCAGATGTCAAAACCGGGGAAGATGGCAAATACAGTCTCTATCTCGGATCCGGAACCTATTCGATGACGCTGACTAAAAGCGGTTTCGGGCGCCAGACAGCCACGGTCACCATCCAGTCGAACGTCGACCAGGTAAAGGACTTCTCACTCGGCCCAAAGACGACGATGCAAGGGGTCGTCAAATTAACCACGACATCGGAAGTGCTTCCCAATATCCTGGTTGAGGCCTATCTGAGCGGTTCGCTCGTGGGATCCGTCAACACGACCGCACAGGGGGAGTTCGTCTTCGAGAATCTTTCGCCGGGGACCTACAACATCGGTTTGGCGCGGGATGCGGCGGCGTATTCCCCGGCGACCTATGTCGTGCTGATTCTGAACGACGGCACGCTCGTTCCCGAAAAACCTGAGCTGTTCGTCTCTCCGAAGGTGCTGACCGCAGATGACGTCGTCCACCCGCTCGCTGCCGGCACCGTTCATGATGCGTTCACGAAGGCGCCGCTCCAGTATGTGACATGTACCCTGAAGGGCGTGGGCGGCACCATCACCGACGACCAGGGCCGCTTCTCCTTCGCCAATCTCGTGCCCGGCGACTACGAGTTGACTTTCTCAAAGCCGGGGTGGCAGGACCTGACGATCAACTTCATCGTGAAAGAGAACAATGGCGTGACGACCATGTTCCCGGCGACGCTCGCCTACCAGATGATCCAGAACCAGGAAACCGACGTCGGGGCCATCACCGGCCGGTACGTCAACGAAACGACCGGCGTGGGTGTCGACGGCCTGATCGTCAGGGTCTACCCCATGAAACTCGAAACCCGCACGATCATTGTGCTGGTGGCCGGCGAACAGTCGGAAAAGGAAGTCTCCTACTGGGAGGTCGCCGGTTCGCCGATTCTCTCGACTCGAACGGGTCAGGATCTCGCCGGCAACGAGGACCTCGCCGGAACCTTCCGCCTCGAGCACCTCCAGCCGACGTCCGATACGGAAAAGTATTTGGTATATATCGGTAACGGCAACTCGACGATCCTGCGTGCGCAGTACAACGATCCCGCCGATGTCAGCGCGCCGCCCCAGGTGTGGATGGTCGAAGACACGGGCAATGTCAACCGCCTCCACTCCTGGTCGCTGGTCGATGTGGCGGCCAAGACCACCACCTACCTCGAGAATTACAACCCTCCCAACTACTAA